A stretch of Kaistella flava (ex Peng et al. 2021) DNA encodes these proteins:
- a CDS encoding YicC/YloC family endoribonuclease — protein sequence MILSMTGFGRSEGVFEGKKITIDIKSLNSKSFDLNIKIPLRYKEKEFEIRKLLNDRALRGKVDCYVNIESLNNTNDVAINHDLVQAYINELKKVAADGPDFEYLKMAIRMPEVISTKSDELNDNEWIFLIELLEETLTKFENFRRTEGEILQEELHRNIQKIQKYLGKVEPYEQVRMDAVKERYRNSLNEFDQIDETRFYQEMAYYTEKLDIAEEKVRLTQHLKYYLEVMIEENFNGKKLGFISQEIGREINTLGSKANHAEIQKLVVMMKDDLEKIKEQTLNVL from the coding sequence ATGATTTTATCAATGACCGGCTTCGGAAGAAGCGAAGGAGTTTTCGAAGGTAAAAAAATAACCATCGATATTAAATCCCTTAACAGCAAATCATTTGATCTCAACATCAAAATCCCCTTACGATATAAAGAGAAAGAATTCGAAATCCGCAAACTACTGAACGATAGAGCGCTGCGTGGAAAAGTCGATTGCTATGTCAATATCGAATCACTTAATAACACCAATGATGTTGCCATTAATCACGATTTGGTTCAGGCATATATTAATGAATTAAAGAAGGTTGCCGCAGATGGGCCCGACTTCGAATATTTGAAAATGGCAATCAGAATGCCGGAAGTTATTTCTACTAAAAGCGATGAACTCAATGATAACGAATGGATTTTCTTAATCGAGTTATTGGAGGAAACTTTAACGAAATTTGAAAACTTCAGAAGAACTGAAGGTGAAATTCTGCAAGAGGAACTTCATAGAAATATCCAGAAGATTCAAAAATACTTGGGTAAGGTCGAGCCTTACGAACAAGTAAGAATGGATGCGGTGAAAGAACGTTATCGAAATTCACTCAACGAATTTGATCAGATTGATGAAACGCGTTTCTATCAAGAAATGGCTTACTACACTGAAAAACTAGACATCGCCGAAGAAAAAGTTCGATTGACTCAACATTTAAAATATTATCTGGAAGTAATGATTGAAGAAAATTTCAACGGAAAGAAACTTGGATTTATTTCCCAGGAAATCGGTCGTGAAATCAATACTTTGGGTTCAAAAGCCAATCACGCAGAAATTCAAAAACTGGTCGTCATGATGAAAGACGACTTGGAAAAAATAAAAGAACAGACGTTAAACGTGCTATAG